In the Pectinatus sottacetonis genome, TGGTGTTGGGGAAGCACTTATAGCTACTGCTATGGGGCTATGTGTAGCAATAATTGCCCTCATAATTCATGCTTATTTTACTCAAAGGGTTGACAGCATCTTAACGGATATGGAACAATCCTTCTCATTGGTTCAGTCTCATTATGATCGAGGTGAAAAAAATGCGTCTGCGTGACCGCCGTTCTTTTACCAAACCCGAGGTAGTAATAATTCCCATGATTGATATAATGTTTTTTTTATTAGTTTTTTTTATGCTCAGCACATTATATATGGTTAATATAAAAACTATTCCGGTAAATATGCCTAAAACCAGCCATGCTGAAATGCAAACACGTGTAAATTATCTTGTAACATTAAAAAAAGACGGTTCACTATACTTAGAAGATAAACCTATTACTGAGGTATCTCTGCTGCGTCAGGCCCAAATGCAAAAAAAACGCTATCCCAACTTTGCTGTTGTTATTCGTGCTGATAGAGACATTAAATATGATAAGCTTATGGCCTTTCTTGATAGATTAAAAGGTGCTGGTATAACACGCTTTGGCCTTGCCTCTGATACCAAAAATAAATAATTTATAAAAATACCCTCAACGAATTGTTGAGGGTATTTTTATAAATTATTTATTTTATTAAACCAATTACAGCCTGAGTCATTTCAAATGTATTAACCTTTTTAAATCCAGCCGTAAAAAGATCGGCAGTCCTATAACCAGCAGCTAAAACCTCATCCACAGCTGCTTCAATATCACAAGCAGCAGCCTCTTCATGTAGTGAATAACGCAAAAGCATCGCTGCTGACAAAATTGTCCCTAATGGATTAGCTATTCCTCTGCCTGCAATATCGGGAGCTGAACCATGTATCGGTTCAAACAAACTGGTATGCTCACCAATACTTGCTGATGGCATAAGTCCTATTGAGCCACCTAACACAGCAGCTTCATCACTCAATATATCACCAAATAAATTTCCCGTGACAATTACATCGAAAGCTGTGGGATTTATAGCCAGCTGCATAGCACAATTATCCACATACATATTTTCTAATTTTACCATGGGATATTCTCCAGCAATTTTTGCTGTCGTTCTGCGCCATAACCTCGAAGTTGCCAATACGTTGGCCTTGTCAACAGAAGTCACTTTTTTCCGGCGGCCTTCAGCTATTTTTATAGCCAGCCTGACTATTCGATCAACTTCTGGTATGCTATAGTTTTCCAAATCCCAGGCTCTTTCTGTGCCTTTATATTTTTCCCGCTCACACTTTTCCCCAAAATATATGCCACCGATCAATTCACGCACAATTACAATATCCGTTCCCCGTACAATATCTGATTTCAAAGGAGAATACTTAATTAAGGCATCAATTGTCTTTACCGGCCGTAAATTAGCATATAATCCCAGCTCTTTCCGCAACCCCAATATTGCCTTTTCCGGTCGTAACTCAGGTGCTACATTATCCCATTTATCTCCGCCAACTGCGCCAAACAATACTGCAGCAGAATTTTTAGCGGCATTCAGCGTTTCTTCTGGCAAAGGTTTTTTGAATTTATCATAAGCCGCTCCGCCAGCATCATAATAAGAAAATTCTAAATCAATTTTATATTTATTATCTATCTTTTTTAAAACTGCAACTGCGCTATCCGTTATTTCCTTTCCTATGCCATCACCCGGTATTACAACAATTTTTTTAGGCATTGCTTTTTTTCTCCTTAATGTAATTTATCAGTCCGCCGGCTTTAGCTATATCATTGACAAACCCTGGCAGTGGATGCGCATAAAAGATATCACCTGTTGTAATATTCTCAATTTTTCCTGTTGCTGTATCTATTTTTAATCTGTCATCTGCCTTTATTTTTTCCACGTTACTTCCTATTTCTAACAGCGGTAATCCTATATTTATTCCATTACGGTAAAATATCCTGGCAAAACTATCTGCTATAACAACCGGAACCCCACTGGCTTTTATTGCTACCGGTGCATGTTCACGGGAAGACCCACAGCCAAAATTTTTTCCTCCAACAATAATATCTCCCAAACAGACTTTCTGCGCAAATGTTTTATCTATATCAACCATACAGTGTAACGCTAATTCTTTCGGATCAAAGGTATTCAAATAACGCGCTGGTATTATTACATCCGTATCAATATTATCACCATAACGCCATGCTTTTCCTTCTGATATCATATTTTCATCCCTTTCTAAAAATTATTATTGTAAATCATCAGGCTGAGCTATCCTGCCCAACACGGCACTAGCAGCCGCGACCTGCGGCCCAGATAAATATACTTCACTGTCCACATGACCCATACGTCCCCGGAAATTACGATTTGTCGTCGAAACACATTTTTCTCCAGCAGCTAAAATTCCCATATGTGCTCCCAGACATGGTCCACATGTTGGCGTACTGACCGCTGCACCCGCATCAACAAAAATATCAACATAACCCCGTTTTATAGATTCTTTATATACCCACTGGCTTCCTGGAATTACAATGCAACGGACATCCTTATAAACTGAACGATTTTTCATTATGGCGGCAGCAATTTTCATATCCTCAATACGACCATTCGTACATGAGCCGATAACGACTTGATCAATTTTTATATTTTCTATCTCAGAAACCTTTTTAGTATTTCCCGGTAAATGTGGAAACGCTACAACAGGTACTAAATCAGATAAATTTATTTTTATAATTTGGCAGTATTTTGCATCTGTATCAGGCTCTACAACAGTATAAGATTTTTTTATCCTGTCTTTTATATATGCCAGCGTCACCTCATCAACAGGAAAAATACCATTTTTTCCACCAGCCTCAATAGCCATATTAGAAATTGTCAATCTATCATCCATAGATAACGAGCTTATTCCCTCACCGGAAAATTCTATAGCTTTATATAACGCTCCGTCAACACCGATCATACCTATAAGTGTCAGTATAACATCCTTGCCCGTTATATTATGCGGCTTAGTACCAGTTAATTCTACTTTTATTGTTTCCGGCACTTTGAACCAAGCTTCACCTGTAGCTAATGCAACAGCTAAGTCAGTAGTTCCCACTCCCGTGGAAAAGCCGCCTAATGCTCCATATGTACATGTATGTGAATCAGCTCCAATAGTGAGCATTCCCGGTGCTACAATACCCATTTCCGGTAGAATAACATGTTCAATACCGCCTCGCCCTACTTCAAAATAATTTACTATACTATGTTTATCCGCAAACTCCCGTACTGTCTTCGCCAGACCAGCCGATTTTATATCTTTGTTTGGTGTAAAATGATCTGGTACAAGTGCTATTTTTTTATTGTCAAAAACTGGTCCGCCAATTTTTTCAAATTCCTTGAATGATGGTGGTGCCGTAACATCATTAGCTAATACCATATCCAATTTACAAGTTACCAATTGTCCTGCAGACACCTTTTCATGTCCTGCGTGCATAGCCAGTATTTTCTCTGTCATATTCATTCCCACAAAAATACCTCCAGTTATTTTTAATATTTTTCCAACAAATATGGCCTTTTTATCTTCACTATCCTCTTATAATTAATATTTTTATAAAAAACTCCGCCCATAGCTCCCCATATGAGTTTGTAAATATGTAAATCATTATGTATGATATGATAGTATATATATAATCGCTTTGTCAATATTTTGTTAACTTTTTTAAAACATAAAGATTGTGTTTTACGCATATCAGGATAGCCGTTTCATCATACCTGCTGTTTTTTTAAATTCTATTATGAACTTCTTTTAATAATTTCTAAATAATCAGCTATATAAAAGGCCAGCATAAAATTAAACTTTATTGTTGCATCATCAAAATCACATGCCAGTATTTTACGTGCTTTCATCATCCGATAATTTATTGTATTACGATGCGTAAAAGCGATTTCAGCCGTTATTTTCAAGCTGTTATTATTAAATAAATATATACGCAGCGTAGCATATAATTGAGAATTATGTTTACGGTCATGTTCCAATAACACTCCCAGCTGATCATTATGAATTTTTTCCAGCAAGGGAATATTATTAGTAGCAAATAATACCCTGTATACTCCTAAATCTGCAAAAAAAAGCAATGCTTTTTTTTGCAGATTTGCCACGGCACTTGCTGCCACTGCTTCGTGATAAGCTTCAACAAGCTGGATAAATCCATTATGACAGGCACTGCTGCCACACGTTATATTATTAACAGACCCCACTCTATGCAATACAATTACAATTTTTTCCGCTAAATCCCTAACAATAATTTCCTTATCTGAATATATAAGTAAAATAAGCTGATCCTTATGCCAAAAAATAACATATGGCAAATTAATTTTATTACTGATGTTTTTAACATGTAAAATAATCTCTGACCGCAATTTTGCTGTCAATTTTATATTAGTCATATTAAATAATATAATCTGAAAAAATTTTTTTATCATTTCATGCAGATCAAAAATTTTTCCATAATCTTTAGCCAGTTCAGGTTCAAAAATAGCTGTTTTTATATGGTCAGTAACATTATTTTCCTTTTGCGTTGCCAAAAATAACCTATTCATATAGTCCTGCATAATATCAGCTAAATGAATCCTCCATGGCATAATAAACAAGGGTAAATTATGTTCATCACATAATTTTATTATTTGTTGATCCAATGCTGCCGGCTTAATATATTTGCCCGTATTAATTATTATTCCCGCAGTCTTGCGTACTACAAGCTCATTAATAAAATCTATCAGCCATGCTTCTTCTTTACAGCATAATCCTGTTGTTATAATAAGTTCATTACCACGCAAAAAACTAGAAGTAGCTATATCCTCAGTGTACTGCACCCACGTAATTTCATTTTCCAAGCCACCGGCTCCTGCCAGCAGACACAGCTGATAACTGTCTTTAGTATCACTAAAAAGCTTCTTTAATTGAATAGACATCTATTTTCTCCCCCATTAGTAATTTACCGGCATAGACATATTTATATAAAACCTTTAGTTAACATCTTTATATGTTATATTCATCATATAATAAAAATATTTGTGCGTAAAGTACAAATGACGTGAAAAAAATTAGTTTCCTGTCCCGTTGTCCTGTTATTGCAATTACGTTACTATGTTAATGTATATTAAATATAAACTTTTATGGAAAAAGCTTAAATGGATACCACATTAACTGCACGGCAAAGGAGCCTCTTATCTTTGGATAATGCTGTTTTGCGACGTGCAGCTTTTTTATTAAAATAATTAAGGAGGATTTATTATGTTAAAAGACGAACTGCCCCAAATTATTACTAATTGTCTGCCCGGTCCTAAAGCCGCTGCTATTATAAAGAGAAGAAACGATGCAATTCCCAGCGCAATACGCTGCAATTATCCCGTAGTAATTGCCCGGGGTGAAGGAGCTGTAATTGAAGATGTAGATGGTAATCACTTTTTAGACTTTATCGGTGGCGTAGGTGTACTAAATATAGGTTTTAGCCAGCCAGAAATTATAGAAGCTGTAAAAACACAAGCAGATAAATACTTTCACGGAATGTTCAACGTTGTGACACATGAAGGATATGTAAAGTTAGCAGAAAAAATAAACTCACTGGCTCCTGTAAAAGGAGAGAAAAAAAGAACTTTTTTTGCTAACAGCGGTGCTGAAGCAGATGAAAATGCTGTAAAAATTGCCAAGGCATTTACCAAGCGTCCCAATATAATTGTATTTTCCGGTGCATTTCACGGACGCACCTTATTAACGATGTCTATGACTGCTAAAAAAGCTTATGCCAAAGGTATGGGGCCTTTTCCTGATGGAATATACCGCGCTGAATTTCCTTATATCTATCGCAGACCAGATGGTATGTCTAAGGAAAAAGCACTAAATTACTATATAGAAAAGCTCTATGAAACATTCAATAACTGCTCTGACCCTGAACATGTCGCTGCTATAGTTGTTGAACCATTACAGGGAGAAGGCGGATTCATCCCGGCTCCCCTAGAATGGGTTAAATGTCTTCGCGAAATATGTGACAAATATGGTATTTTACTTATTGCCGACGAAGTTCAATGTGGTTTCTGCCGTACAGGACGTATGTTTACTACAGAATACTGGCAGGAACAGGGAATCAGACCAGATATCATCTCCATGGCCAAATCAATTGCTGCTGGTATTCCTTTAAGCGGTATTGTGGCCCGGGAAGAAATAATGCAGTCTGTACCTGCTGGTGTAATAGGCGGAACTTATTGTGGCAATCCATTGGCCTGCGCTGCAGCACTCAAAACTATAGAAATAATGCAGCGTGACAATCTGGCACAAAGGTCTTTGGAAATAGGCAAAAAAGTAACTGCATCTTATAAATCATGGATGAAAAAATATGATGTCATCGGTGATGTCCGCGGCATAGGTGGAATGGTAGGCATCGAATTTGTTAAAAGCAAAAAAAGCAAGAAACCTGACAGCCAGCTGGTCAACAATTTAATTCAGGAAATGGCTCAGCATGGTGTTCTAATGGAAAATGCCGGTGTCCATAATAATGTTATACGTTTTCTTGCCCCCCTGGTCATAACAGATGCACAGCTTGACTCCGGCCTCAGTATCTTTGAAAAAGCAATAAAAAAATGTGCTGGTTATAAATAAAGATTATTTTATAAAAGCCATATATAGCCGCTTTTTACATATTTTTGACCTAAAAGTAAAAAGTGGCTATATGCATTATAATTTCTATTAATATCTGATGCGTCTGACAGGTTATTATAAAATAACTACAAATATTTTATTAATACCCCACATATAAAATTAAGATACGATGCCCTTAAAATAAGTCTATATACTTCACCAGCTGAGTATTGTACATATTAATTCGTCTGGAATAAAATCCTGTTAAATCACGACAAGTTTTTTATATAGTGAAGAATTTTGAAAGTTTGCTTTTTAATATTAAGCGCTAAGCGCTAAAAATGAGTATTGTACTTATACTTTGTACAATACTCATTTTGTATATATAACTTCTATATTTTAGCACCTTTATCTTAGCTGCAATTCTCAACCACACAACAGCAGGTATCCTTGTTTCCCCTGGTAGACGCTTAAATATACCCGATAAATTTATTTTATATTTTTAGTTTTAGCGGCATCAGCTGATAAAACCATATAATCATCAGCTAATCCATATTTTTGCAATATTTTTTTAAGTGATCCGTCAGCACGCATTTTTTCTAATTCACCATTTACTGCATTGAGAAGATCTTTATCACCAAATCTTATCGCAGCTCCTATTTTCCCAGCTGCCTCTGGTGTATATGGACTTAATATCCATAATCCAAGTGAAGGATTCTGCTTAATAGTATATCCAGCGACAATTCCATCTGTGATACACGCATCTATTTTCCCTGTACTCACAGCCATCATTAACTCAGCCTGACTATTAAAAATCTTAACATCTTTCACTTCGCCATTTTTTTTCCACTTTTCTGCTGTATCAAGAAAGGTTACACCTTTTTGCCCGCCGATTACTTTGCCTTTTAAATCGGCTTTACTTTTTATCGGTGAATCTTTTTTTACAACAACGGCTTCTCCTTCTTTGTACCAAATATTTGTAAATAAAGCCTTCTGCAACCGTTCCGGTTTTATATACATGGCATCTGTTACCATGTCCACTGAACCATTATCAAGTGCCATCAAAAGATTTTCAAAAGGAATATGCTTCATTTGTACCTTAGGAATGCCCAATCGTTTGGCAATTTCTGTAATTATATCAGCATCCACACCGGAAAATTTATTATTTTTAGTATTTATATAAGCAAAAGGAGCATCATTAGATGAACCTACCGTTAATACTCCCTTTTCCTTTATTTTTGCCAATGTGCTTTGTAATGAATCTGATGAACTGGCTTGTTTGGCATTCTCAGAACTACATCCAGCCAGTAAAAATAATGAGGACATTACCAGCATTACTATTATTAAAATTTTTCTCCCCATATTTTTCATAATAATCAACCTTCCTTTTTTGTTTTTTCCTATTACATTTAAGACAATACACCAATTAATCCTGCACTAACGATTTGAAGAAGACAACTTATACTCAATAAACTTTACACAATGTGACAAGGGAACACTTATTATTAAATATGCAATAGCCAGATAAGTATAAGCCTCAATAGTATAAAAGGTTTGTGATGCAAAAGTTTGCGTACGCAGCAAAAGTTCATTAACAGCCACATATGCCAATAAAGAGGTATCTTTTATCATCATAACAAGATAATTTCCAAGAGAGGGAATTATACTGCGCAGTGCCTGCGGCATTATAATACGAAAAAGGGCTTCATATCTCCCAAATCCCAAAACTAAGGCTGCTTCTGTTTGCCCTTTATCTATTGATAGAAGACCTGCTCTTATTACTTCTGACATATAGCAGCCATAATTAATTCCAAGGCCTACTATTCCTGCCGTCAATGGCTTAATCTGCGCATCAACTTTATATCCAAGCATAGCCGCAATCAAATCAATAATTAGTGGTACTACATAATATATATATACCAATTGTACCAACAGCGGTGTTCCTCTAATCACTTCTAAAAATCCATATAAAAATATCTTTATTGGTTTCCATCCATATAACCGCCCGATAGCAATAAATATACCTGCAATAGTTGCCAAAATAAAACCAAAAAAAGTTGCCTCCAAAACCACTCCTAATCCATGGATCAAAGATGGGACAAGATATTGTGCTGCTGCTTTAAAGTGTAACTGCCCCAGTATACCATTCATATTCATACCCCCAATAATACCCTATTTAAAAACTGCTGTGTACGTTCCTGTTTAGGATGGTTAAATATTTCACCAGGATGCCCTTCTTCAACAATATAACCCTTATCCATAAAAACGACTCGGTCAGATACATCACGGGCAAATCCCATTTCGTGGGTAACAATAACCATTGACATCCCATCTTTTCTAAGATCTTTCATTACATTCAAAACTTCATTCACTAATTCAGGGTCAAGTGCCGATGTAGGTTCATCAAATAAAAGCATTTTTGGCTGCATAGCAAGTGCTCTTGCTATAGCGACACGCTGCTGTTGACCGCCTGATAACTGTGCCGGATAAGAATCAGCTTTATCAGACAGTCCCACTTTAGCAAGTAGCTCGCGGGCCAGTTTCTCTGCGTCTTTCTTTTTCATTTTTTTTACATGCATCGGTGCATATATAATATTCTTCAACACATTAAACATCGGAAATAAATTAAATTTCTGGAATACCATACCTACTTCCTTACGCAGGCGTTTGCTGTCAAGTTTATCATCAAGTAGTGTTCCATCATAGTAAATCTGCCCTCCTGTTGGTATTTCAAGCAGATTCAAACAGCGCAGAAACGTGCTTTTTCCTGAACCAGAAGGACCTATTATACAAATAACTTCTCCATCATCTATTCTCATAGTAATATTTTTCAATACTTCAGTCTTACCATAATTCTTTTTCAAATCGAATATATTAAACATGCCAAACACCTCTTCATAAGTAAAAAGAACGCCCATCTTCCTTTACAGAAGATGAGCGCCCTTGCTCCATATATTCTCAGCTATTGGATTTATTTTATCATGTATGTCGCAAGCCAGTCAATGTACATAAGCACAATTTTTTTATTTGTTTTTGGTATTATAGCACAATTTTCCATATACATGACACACATATATGCAAATAAAGTTATATATATTTTCTTATTTTTGTTAAAGTATAACTGTTTTCCAACTATTTAATATAATATTTTTTATCATATCCTAAATAATTTTCTTACCACCGCACAG is a window encoding:
- a CDS encoding substrate-binding periplasmic protein, translated to MKNMGRKILIIVMLVMSSLFLLAGCSSENAKQASSSDSLQSTLAKIKEKGVLTVGSSNDAPFAYINTKNNKFSGVDADIITEIAKRLGIPKVQMKHIPFENLLMALDNGSVDMVTDAMYIKPERLQKALFTNIWYKEGEAVVVKKDSPIKSKADLKGKVIGGQKGVTFLDTAEKWKKNGEVKDVKIFNSQAELMMAVSTGKIDACITDGIVAGYTIKQNPSLGLWILSPYTPEAAGKIGAAIRFGDKDLLNAVNGELEKMRADGSLKKILQKYGLADDYMVLSADAAKTKNIK
- a CDS encoding amino acid ABC transporter permease, whose amino-acid sequence is MNGILGQLHFKAAAQYLVPSLIHGLGVVLEATFFGFILATIAGIFIAIGRLYGWKPIKIFLYGFLEVIRGTPLLVQLVYIYYVVPLIIDLIAAMLGYKVDAQIKPLTAGIVGLGINYGCYMSEVIRAGLLSIDKGQTEAALVLGFGRYEALFRIIMPQALRSIIPSLGNYLVMMIKDTSLLAYVAVNELLLRTQTFASQTFYTIEAYTYLAIAYLIISVPLSHCVKFIEYKLSSSNR
- a CDS encoding 3-isopropylmalate dehydratase small subunit → MISEGKAWRYGDNIDTDVIIPARYLNTFDPKELALHCMVDIDKTFAQKVCLGDIIVGGKNFGCGSSREHAPVAIKASGVPVVIADSFARIFYRNGINIGLPLLEIGSNVEKIKADDRLKIDTATGKIENITTGDIFYAHPLPGFVNDIAKAGGLINYIKEKKSNA
- a CDS encoding aspartate aminotransferase family protein — protein: MLKDELPQIITNCLPGPKAAAIIKRRNDAIPSAIRCNYPVVIARGEGAVIEDVDGNHFLDFIGGVGVLNIGFSQPEIIEAVKTQADKYFHGMFNVVTHEGYVKLAEKINSLAPVKGEKKRTFFANSGAEADENAVKIAKAFTKRPNIIVFSGAFHGRTLLTMSMTAKKAYAKGMGPFPDGIYRAEFPYIYRRPDGMSKEKALNYYIEKLYETFNNCSDPEHVAAIVVEPLQGEGGFIPAPLEWVKCLREICDKYGILLIADEVQCGFCRTGRMFTTEYWQEQGIRPDIISMAKSIAAGIPLSGIVAREEIMQSVPAGVIGGTYCGNPLACAAALKTIEIMQRDNLAQRSLEIGKKVTASYKSWMKKYDVIGDVRGIGGMVGIEFVKSKKSKKPDSQLVNNLIQEMAQHGVLMENAGVHNNVIRFLAPLVITDAQLDSGLSIFEKAIKKCAGYK
- a CDS encoding ExbD/TolR family protein yields the protein MRLRDRRSFTKPEVVIIPMIDIMFFLLVFFMLSTLYMVNIKTIPVNMPKTSHAEMQTRVNYLVTLKKDGSLYLEDKPITEVSLLRQAQMQKKRYPNFAVVIRADRDIKYDKLMAFLDRLKGAGITRFGLASDTKNK
- the leuC gene encoding 3-isopropylmalate dehydratase large subunit encodes the protein MGMNMTEKILAMHAGHEKVSAGQLVTCKLDMVLANDVTAPPSFKEFEKIGGPVFDNKKIALVPDHFTPNKDIKSAGLAKTVREFADKHSIVNYFEVGRGGIEHVILPEMGIVAPGMLTIGADSHTCTYGALGGFSTGVGTTDLAVALATGEAWFKVPETIKVELTGTKPHNITGKDVILTLIGMIGVDGALYKAIEFSGEGISSLSMDDRLTISNMAIEAGGKNGIFPVDEVTLAYIKDRIKKSYTVVEPDTDAKYCQIIKINLSDLVPVVAFPHLPGNTKKVSEIENIKIDQVVIGSCTNGRIEDMKIAAAIMKNRSVYKDVRCIVIPGSQWVYKESIKRGYVDIFVDAGAAVSTPTCGPCLGAHMGILAAGEKCVSTTNRNFRGRMGHVDSEVYLSGPQVAAASAVLGRIAQPDDLQ
- a CDS encoding amino acid ABC transporter ATP-binding protein, whose translation is MFNIFDLKKNYGKTEVLKNITMRIDDGEVICIIGPSGSGKSTFLRCLNLLEIPTGGQIYYDGTLLDDKLDSKRLRKEVGMVFQKFNLFPMFNVLKNIIYAPMHVKKMKKKDAEKLARELLAKVGLSDKADSYPAQLSGGQQQRVAIARALAMQPKMLLFDEPTSALDPELVNEVLNVMKDLRKDGMSMVIVTHEMGFARDVSDRVVFMDKGYIVEEGHPGEIFNHPKQERTQQFLNRVLLGV
- the leuB gene encoding 3-isopropylmalate dehydrogenase, which gives rise to MPKKIVVIPGDGIGKEITDSAVAVLKKIDNKYKIDLEFSYYDAGGAAYDKFKKPLPEETLNAAKNSAAVLFGAVGGDKWDNVAPELRPEKAILGLRKELGLYANLRPVKTIDALIKYSPLKSDIVRGTDIVIVRELIGGIYFGEKCEREKYKGTERAWDLENYSIPEVDRIVRLAIKIAEGRRKKVTSVDKANVLATSRLWRRTTAKIAGEYPMVKLENMYVDNCAMQLAINPTAFDVIVTGNLFGDILSDEAAVLGGSIGLMPSASIGEHTSLFEPIHGSAPDIAGRGIANPLGTILSAAMLLRYSLHEEAAACDIEAAVDEVLAAGYRTADLFTAGFKKVNTFEMTQAVIGLIK
- a CDS encoding PucR family transcriptional regulator — its product is MSIQLKKLFSDTKDSYQLCLLAGAGGLENEITWVQYTEDIATSSFLRGNELIITTGLCCKEEAWLIDFINELVVRKTAGIIINTGKYIKPAALDQQIIKLCDEHNLPLFIMPWRIHLADIMQDYMNRLFLATQKENNVTDHIKTAIFEPELAKDYGKIFDLHEMIKKFFQIILFNMTNIKLTAKLRSEIILHVKNISNKINLPYVIFWHKDQLILLIYSDKEIIVRDLAEKIVIVLHRVGSVNNITCGSSACHNGFIQLVEAYHEAVAASAVANLQKKALLFFADLGVYRVLFATNNIPLLEKIHNDQLGVLLEHDRKHNSQLYATLRIYLFNNNSLKITAEIAFTHRNTINYRMMKARKILACDFDDATIKFNFMLAFYIADYLEIIKRSS